CGTGGCCGTCCCGGTACCCGCAGTGCGGCTGCGGGTACCGGCGCCGGCGAAGACCGCTGTGAACCGGCGGCCGACGACCGCGAAGCGAGGGCACGGCAGCCCACTGGGAGAGGCGGCACGTGCCCTCGCGGCCCGGGGACGGTCATGCCACTGACGTCCACGGCTTTGAGCGGCCGAACGAAATCTAGGGGCACTCCGGACGCCCGACGTCCACCGGTCGCCGGATTTGACGGACTTCTGACGGCTGCGCGGGGCCCCTGTCAAGAGGGCGTCAAGTCGGCCTGGAAGCACGTCAGTACGGCGTCAAGGTGCGTCGTCCCCGGCCGGAACGAATCGCAGACTGAACGCTGCGGGGTACGGACGACCGTCCGTGGCGTGACGCTGGAGGACGAGTGACCATCACCGCCGAAAGCAGGCCCAGTCCGGAGGCGGGGCCCGGAAGGGCGCAGTCACCTCACAGTCGGTCGACCCGCACGAGGGCCGTCCGGGTCCGCGGCCACGAGGGGGCCGCGGCCGGGCGGACCTCCCCGTACCCGGGCCAGTAGCGACGCCTTAGGGCGCGCTACTGGGCGACCCTGCCCGCCAGACTTCGTCTGCTGCGCGAGGCCACCCTCCTGACCGCCGCCGCCTGCACCGCACTGCTTCTGGGCGGCCGGCCCGCCGCATCCGGTACTTGGGACGCCGTCGCCGACCGCCACGTCCCGCGCAGGGTGAGCGCCGCAGGCATCGCTCTCGCCCGGGACGACATGGACGCCCAGGCCGCCAACTCCCTGCTGGAGAACGGAGACGCGGGCGAGCACCGCCCTGAGCGTCCCGTACTCGGAAGGGCCCGGGCTACGGGGCTCGCACGGGTTCGCCCCCGGCCCGTAGGGAGTCCGTCAAGGCGTCGTCAGCATCTGCGGGGGTCGCGCCAGAGTGCCGTAAAGGTGACTGTGCAGGTGGCAGGGTCCAGGCTTCTGTATGCGGTGTGACTGATGCAACAGGCTGTACAGCAAAAGGAGTTGATCGCTGATGAGCGTGGAGAACGTAGTGGGCCTCTTTGTCGCCTTCTGTCTTGTCGGCTACCTGGTGGCCGCACTGATCAACCCGGAGAAGTTCTGATTCCCCGCCCGCGGCCGGGAAGACTCAAGGTCTTCGTCGGCGGCGCGCCCGGCGTCGGCAAGACCTACCGGATGCTCGACGAGGGCCGACGCAGGGCCGCCCGAGGCACCGATGTGGTGGCCGGACCTGTGGAGTGCCACGGCCGCGCACAGACGGAGGCGAAGCTCGTCGGCCTGGAGACGCTGGATCAGTCCCTGGACGACGAGACTCCGGCGCCCCTGGCCGACGGGCTGGAGACCCACGACCGGTCCCTGGTCGGCGCGGTGCTGCGGCGCCGTCCCGAGCTGGTCCTCGTCGACGATCTGGCGCACTCCAACGCGCCGGGACGGGGCAACGCCAAGCGCTGGCAGGACGTGGAGGAGCTGCTGGCGGCGGGCATCGACGTCATCACCACCGTCGGCATCCAACAGCTGGAGTCCCTGAGTGACGTCGTCGAGAAGATCACCGCGGTGCCGCGGGAGGAGACCGTCCCCGATGCCGTCGTACGCCGCGCAGACCAGATCGAGCTCGTGGACATGGAGCCGGAGGAGCTGCGCCGACGGATGGCGCACGGCAACATCTGTCCGCCGGAGGAGGTCGACGCCGCGCTCGCCAGCCGCTTCCGGACGGGCAGCCTCACCGCCCTGCGGGAACTCGCCCTGCTCTGGGTGGCCGACCGGGTCGACGAAGCCCTGCTCAAGTACCGCACCGAACAGGGCATCGCGGGGGTGTGGGAGACCCGCGAGCGGGTCGTGGTTGCGCTCACCGGCGGACCGGAGGGCGAGACACTGATCCGGCGCGCGGCCCGGATCGCCGCCCGGTCCGCCCGGGGGAGGCTCCTGGCGGTGCACGTGGTGCGCAGCGACGGCCTGACGACTGGGGCGTCGTCCGCCGCCCTGGGCCGTCAGCGTCGGCTCGTCGAGAGTCTGGACGGCAGCTATCACACGGTAGTCGGCGACGACGTCGCCACCGCGCTCGTGGAGTTCGCCCGGGCCGAGAACGCCACCCAGCTGGTCCTCGGGACCAGCCGCCGAGGCCGCCTGGAACGCTTCCTCACGCGGGGCATCGGTGAGACGACCGTCGGGCTCTCCTCGGACATCGACGTCCACATGGTCACGCACGAGCGGGCGGGACACGGCCGTCTGCTGCCCTCCCGCGGCCGTACGCTGCCGACTTCGCGGCTCGTCGCCGGTCCGGTGGCGGGGCTGCTTCTTCCTCTGCTGCTGACGTTCCTGCTCGACCGCACCCGGGGCACCTTCAACCTGACCAGCGAGGCACTGCTGTTCCTGGTGGCGGTGGTGGGCATCGCATGCATAGGAGGCGTCGTCTCCGCGCTCGTCTCGGCGGTGACGGCTTCCCTGCTGCTCAACTACTGGTTCATACCACCCATCGGGGGGTTCACCTTCGACGATGCCGACAACATGCTCGCGCTCGCGGTGTTCGTCGCGGTCGCGGTCGTGGTGGCCGCTGTCGTCGACCGTTCCCTGCGGTTGTCGAGACGTGCGGCACGAGCCACCGCGGAGGCCGAGATACTGTCCTCGCTCGCCGGGTCGGTCGTGCGCGGTGAGCACAGTGTGCCGGACCTGCTCACCCGTACGCGTGAGACCTTCGGCGCCGCCTCCGCCGAACTCGCCGCACAGCCGCTGGAGGACCCGGCGGCCAGCCAGGTCGCCGTGGGCGACGACCTCTTTCTCGTGCTGCGCGGCCGGACCCTGCCCGCATCCGAACACCGTGTGCTCGCAGCCTTCGCCGCCCATTTTGCCGCGGCCG
The Streptomyces sp. NBC_00234 DNA segment above includes these coding regions:
- the kdpF gene encoding K(+)-transporting ATPase subunit F: MSVENVVGLFVAFCLVGYLVAALINPEKF
- a CDS encoding ATP-binding protein: MLDEGRRRAARGTDVVAGPVECHGRAQTEAKLVGLETLDQSLDDETPAPLADGLETHDRSLVGAVLRRRPELVLVDDLAHSNAPGRGNAKRWQDVEELLAAGIDVITTVGIQQLESLSDVVEKITAVPREETVPDAVVRRADQIELVDMEPEELRRRMAHGNICPPEEVDAALASRFRTGSLTALRELALLWVADRVDEALLKYRTEQGIAGVWETRERVVVALTGGPEGETLIRRAARIAARSARGRLLAVHVVRSDGLTTGASSAALGRQRRLVESLDGSYHTVVGDDVATALVEFARAENATQLVLGTSRRGRLERFLTRGIGETTVGLSSDIDVHMVTHERAGHGRLLPSRGRTLPTSRLVAGPVAGLLLPLLLTFLLDRTRGTFNLTSEALLFLVAVVGIACIGGVVSALVSAVTASLLLNYWFIPPIGGFTFDDADNMLALAVFVAVAVVVAAVVDRSLRLSRRAARATAEAEILSSLAGSVVRGEHSVPDLLTRTRETFGAASAELAAQPLEDPAASQVAVGDDLFLVLRGRTLPASEHRVLAAFAAHFAAAVERARLVEAAAEVEPVRAADRMRTALLAAVSHDLRTPLAAGWAAVGSLRSVDVEFTAQERAELLATADESMARLSRLIDNLLDMSRLQAGALTLDLRAITLEEALPAAFDALPPEAPRPVVRRLAETPPVLADPPLLERVIANLVANAVRHAPPGHPVLITTSALAGRVELRVVDRGPGLPRADRERVFEPFQRLGDTDNTTGVGLGLALARGLTEAMSGTVTPEDTPGGGLTMVLSLPCAEEPVAAWPSRRRDAQNTQDDP